A genomic segment from Peribacillus sp. ACCC06369 encodes:
- a CDS encoding TetR/AcrR family transcriptional regulator, whose product MKSNEIKEAALKYFTIHGYEGASLSLIAEEVGMKKQSIYAHFKGKDDLFLNVLRDVKETELSSKLQYFSKVDSKNPEKDLYGFLQLIIDLFQKNEHLKFWLRMSFFPPAHLEKAIVEEVMDIEEKVQAILERKFQDWINAKLIVGDAAITPTYAFLGVVDSIMLELVYGNDEKRLKDKLAASWKVFWRGISQK is encoded by the coding sequence TTGAAAAGCAATGAAATTAAAGAAGCCGCTCTAAAGTATTTCACGATTCATGGTTATGAAGGAGCATCCCTTTCTCTGATAGCTGAAGAAGTCGGCATGAAAAAACAATCCATTTACGCCCATTTTAAAGGAAAAGATGATCTTTTTCTAAACGTTTTACGTGATGTGAAAGAGACTGAGCTATCTTCGAAACTCCAATATTTCAGTAAAGTTGATTCAAAAAATCCTGAAAAAGATTTATACGGATTTCTACAATTAATCATCGATCTTTTCCAAAAAAATGAGCATTTAAAATTTTGGCTGCGTATGTCCTTTTTTCCGCCAGCCCATCTTGAAAAAGCTATCGTAGAAGAAGTCATGGATATCGAGGAAAAGGTACAGGCGATACTGGAAAGAAAATTCCAAGATTGGATCAATGCTAAATTAATCGTCGGAGATGCAGCAATAACGCCGACCTATGCTTTTTTGGGAGTAGTCGATTCCATTATGCTGGAGCTTGTATACGGCAATGATGAGAAACGGCTGAAGGACAAATTAGCAGCCTCTTGGAAAGTATTTTGGAGAGGAATTTCACAAAAATGA
- a CDS encoding MFS transporter translates to MNKPIKEQKMVLIILLSNIFIAFLGIGLIIPVMPSFMNIMHLSGSTMGFLVAVFAVSQLVMSPFAGRWVDRYGRKKIIIIGLFLFGVSELIFGVGTNVSVLYISRILGGISAAFIMPGVTAYVADITSVQERPKAMGYISAAISLGFIIGPGIGGFIAEYGIRLPFFLAAAIAFLACITSIFILKEPMTKEQLAEVSANTKQTNFFGDIKRSLNPLYFIAFIIVFVLAFGLSAYETVFSLFSDHKFGFTPKDIATIITISSIFGVVVQVFMFGKLVDILGEKKLIQLCLIIGAIFAVASILISSYLAVLVVTCFIFLAFDLLRPALTTFLSKAAGKEQGFVAGMNSTYTSLGNIVGPAMGGILFDVNIHYPYLFAAVIIVIGLGITVIWKEDRLAASLAE, encoded by the coding sequence ATGAATAAACCAATTAAAGAACAAAAGATGGTATTAATTATTCTTCTAAGCAATATATTCATTGCCTTTCTGGGAATTGGACTCATTATCCCCGTTATGCCATCTTTTATGAATATCATGCATTTATCAGGAAGTACGATGGGCTTTCTTGTTGCCGTATTTGCGGTATCACAACTTGTTATGTCACCATTCGCAGGCCGTTGGGTTGACCGTTATGGCAGAAAGAAAATCATCATTATCGGATTATTCCTTTTTGGTGTTTCAGAACTTATCTTTGGTGTAGGCACGAACGTATCCGTCTTATATATATCAAGGATCCTAGGGGGAATTAGTGCCGCCTTTATTATGCCGGGTGTTACTGCATATGTTGCAGATATTACATCAGTACAAGAAAGGCCAAAAGCAATGGGCTATATTTCAGCCGCCATTAGCTTGGGCTTTATTATAGGACCTGGTATCGGTGGCTTTATTGCAGAATATGGTATACGCTTGCCCTTCTTCCTTGCGGCAGCCATTGCTTTTTTAGCATGCATTACATCCATATTCATTTTAAAAGAGCCTATGACAAAGGAACAGCTTGCAGAAGTTTCTGCTAATACTAAGCAAACAAACTTTTTTGGAGATATAAAAAGATCACTTAATCCGCTTTACTTTATTGCGTTTATCATTGTATTTGTACTCGCTTTTGGTTTATCAGCCTATGAAACTGTTTTTAGCCTATTTTCTGATCATAAATTCGGCTTCACGCCGAAGGATATTGCAACCATCATTACAATAAGCTCAATCTTCGGAGTTGTTGTGCAAGTATTCATGTTTGGAAAACTGGTAGATATCCTCGGTGAAAAGAAGCTGATCCAATTATGTTTAATCATCGGTGCAATATTTGCAGTGGCGTCCATTTTAATCTCCAGCTATTTGGCAGTACTTGTAGTAACTTGCTTCATCTTCCTTGCATTTGACTTGCTTCGTCCGGCATTGACGACATTTTTATCAAAGGCTGCCGGAAAAGAGCAAGGGTTTGTAGCTGGAATGAACTCAACCTATACGAGCTTAGGGAATATCGTCGGACCAGCAATGGGAGGAATACTATTTGACGTAAACATCCACTATCCTTATCTTTTCGCTGCTGTCATTATCGTCATTGGCCTAGGTATTACAGTCATTTGGAAAGAAGACCGATTGGCAGCAAGCTTAGCGGAATAA
- a CDS encoding MurR/RpiR family transcriptional regulator, with translation MQVENIILRIESLLNQLPKSERKIAQYILENPNDIIRMTIHELADHANASSSAVTRFCHSIKVNSFSELKVSLSSLISQPEKKGFHDIEPNEPIASIKNKIVSNSVQAIQETAHYLDEVVLDNIIETMRSADVIYVYGLGASWLVAEDITQKWLRLGKIVSANQDPHITATALAASSKNTVFFCISNSGETEEILELVDIAKAYGIKTIGLSRLGDNGLTEKVDMSLQHVRAPEAKFRSAATSSLFAQFLTVSIIFYAYVSKFYNENKNEIERSRESVLKFTKRNLDT, from the coding sequence ATGCAAGTTGAAAATATTATCCTAAGAATTGAAAGTTTATTGAACCAATTACCAAAATCAGAAAGGAAAATTGCACAATATATCTTAGAAAATCCAAATGATATTATCAGAATGACGATACATGAATTAGCTGATCATGCCAATGCCAGCAGTTCAGCTGTAACGAGATTTTGTCATTCCATAAAAGTAAACAGTTTTTCTGAACTAAAAGTTTCTTTATCATCCCTCATTTCCCAACCGGAGAAAAAAGGATTCCATGACATTGAGCCTAATGAACCAATAGCGTCCATTAAAAATAAAATAGTGTCCAATTCCGTACAAGCCATACAAGAAACTGCACATTATTTGGATGAGGTCGTTCTTGACAATATTATTGAAACCATGAGGAGTGCAGATGTAATTTATGTCTATGGACTAGGAGCATCATGGCTCGTTGCTGAAGATATTACACAGAAATGGTTACGGTTAGGAAAGATTGTAAGTGCCAATCAAGACCCGCATATTACGGCCACTGCGCTTGCTGCTTCATCAAAGAATACCGTTTTTTTCTGTATATCCAATAGTGGCGAAACTGAAGAGATTCTGGAACTCGTTGATATAGCGAAAGCATATGGAATTAAAACAATTGGTTTATCACGATTGGGGGACAATGGATTAACTGAAAAAGTTGATATGTCCCTCCAGCATGTACGTGCACCAGAGGCTAAATTCCGAAGTGCAGCAACAAGTTCGCTTTTTGCACAATTTCTAACGGTCAGCATTATTTTCTATGCGTATGTTTCAAAATTCTATAATGAAAATAAAAATGAAATTGAACGTTCAAGGGAATCTGTATTGAAATTCACAAAAAGGAATTTGGATACTTAG
- a CDS encoding BadF/BadG/BcrA/BcrD ATPase family protein, translating to MDYIIGVDGGGTKTEAVAYDLAGNKISEGKAGYGNLLINEKQAIANIIQAIEQCVAAINNGSCRYICLGLAGYGGVENQQGIKSVISSAFTIPFTIVNDGIIAHAALLKGKDGILTISGTGSVSIGIHNGIEKSAGGWGHILGDEGSGYWIAMQAFIKMTKEEDEGSNYSHLTESILKKLGYHSVMELKKFIYSATKAEIAAFVPLIVQQADAGDDFSQNILRQAGYHLSKKTLEVINKLKLSENVTIAIKGSILTNIPLVQSSYINHIKLENPKVKFILEDVSATLGCYYIAMEQLK from the coding sequence ATGGATTATATTATCGGTGTAGACGGTGGTGGCACAAAAACTGAAGCAGTGGCTTATGATTTAGCGGGTAATAAAATAAGTGAAGGCAAAGCGGGGTATGGAAACCTGCTTATAAATGAAAAACAAGCCATCGCTAACATTATTCAGGCAATTGAACAATGCGTAGCTGCTATTAATAATGGAAGTTGCCGTTACATTTGCTTAGGATTGGCTGGGTATGGAGGAGTTGAAAATCAACAGGGTATAAAAAGTGTAATAAGCAGCGCATTTACTATCCCGTTTACCATTGTAAATGATGGAATTATCGCTCATGCTGCTTTACTAAAAGGAAAAGATGGCATTTTGACCATATCCGGAACGGGATCTGTAAGTATCGGCATCCATAATGGTATTGAGAAATCGGCTGGTGGCTGGGGACACATTCTTGGGGATGAAGGAAGTGGCTATTGGATCGCGATGCAAGCTTTTATAAAAATGACGAAAGAAGAGGATGAAGGATCTAATTATAGCCATTTAACCGAGTCAATACTTAAAAAACTGGGCTACCACAGTGTTATGGAACTGAAGAAATTCATTTATTCCGCGACGAAAGCCGAGATTGCTGCGTTTGTCCCCCTGATTGTCCAACAGGCGGATGCAGGCGATGATTTCTCGCAAAATATCCTTCGTCAGGCAGGATACCACCTTTCCAAAAAGACGCTTGAGGTTATCAATAAGTTAAAGTTAAGCGAGAATGTTACAATTGCAATTAAAGGTAGCATATTGACAAATATACCATTGGTTCAAAGCTCTTACATTAACCATATTAAACTTGAAAACCCAAAAGTGAAATTTATTTTAGAAGACGTATCTGCTACCTTAGGTTGTTACTACATAGCAATGGAGCAGTTAAAGTAA
- a CDS encoding MupG family TIM beta-alpha barrel fold protein, with translation MGKLGISIYPEHSTVEKDIEYIALAHKYGFKKIFTCLLSVEGDKEKILKEFKETIVYANQLNMEVMVDIAPRVFGALGISYNDLSFFAELGAYGIRLDMGFTGNEESIMTHNPYDLKIEINMSNATKYLENIMDYKPNKENLVGSHNFYPHRYAGLSYPHFIKCCESFKKHNIRTAAFISSHAATYGPWPITEGLCTIEMHRELPITTQAKHLYATGLIDDVIIANAYASEDELKQLSLLNSGLLTFNVNLHEAITDLEKKIVLEEFHFYRGDVSDYLIRSTQSRVKYKSEDFKPTFTPDIRRGDILIENELYGQYKGELQIALKEMKNSGKTNVVGRIAEEEIFLLDYLEPWGKFQFNIN, from the coding sequence ATGGGTAAACTCGGTATATCCATCTATCCAGAACATTCAACCGTAGAAAAAGACATCGAATACATTGCACTTGCACACAAATATGGATTCAAAAAGATCTTTACTTGCTTGCTTTCTGTTGAAGGTGACAAAGAGAAGATTTTAAAAGAATTTAAAGAAACGATTGTATATGCCAATCAATTGAATATGGAAGTGATGGTCGATATTGCACCCCGGGTATTTGGGGCGCTAGGCATTTCTTATAATGACTTATCGTTTTTTGCAGAATTAGGTGCGTATGGAATCAGGCTGGACATGGGTTTTACAGGTAACGAAGAGTCGATTATGACACATAATCCCTATGATCTGAAAATTGAAATAAACATGAGCAACGCAACGAAATATTTAGAAAATATTATGGATTACAAACCTAATAAAGAAAATTTAGTTGGATCACATAACTTCTATCCGCATCGCTATGCGGGATTGAGCTATCCTCATTTTATAAAATGCTGTGAGTCATTCAAAAAGCACAATATCCGCACGGCAGCTTTCATTAGCTCACATGCAGCAACTTACGGACCTTGGCCGATAACGGAAGGATTATGTACAATAGAAATGCACCGGGAATTGCCCATTACAACACAAGCGAAACACTTGTATGCGACAGGATTAATCGATGATGTAATTATTGCAAATGCCTACGCCTCCGAAGATGAATTGAAACAGCTTAGCTTGTTAAACAGCGGTCTGTTAACATTTAATGTTAACCTTCACGAAGCCATAACAGATTTAGAGAAAAAAATAGTATTGGAAGAATTTCATTTTTACCGTGGAGATGTATCCGATTATCTTATTCGGTCGACTCAATCACGCGTAAAATATAAGAGCGAAGATTTTAAACCAACATTTACGCCTGATATTAGACGCGGTGATATATTAATTGAAAATGAGCTCTACGGACAATATAAAGGGGAATTGCAGATTGCACTGAAAGAAATGAAGAACTCAGGGAAAACAAATGTAGTCGGAAGAATAGCAGAAGAGGAAATTTTTCTGTTAGATTATTTGGAGCCATGGGGGAAATTCCAATTCAATATTAATTGA
- a CDS encoding PTS lactose/cellobiose transporter subunit IIA: MSTEMNNNEMEIFEIISHSGNARGLAFEALKETEEFNFEKAEELIKQGQEELNLAHKTQTKLIQAELNGVPSEKTLLMIHAQDHLMTAMSEQKLIEHMIRIVKKLAPQQ, encoded by the coding sequence ATGTCAACTGAAATGAACAATAACGAAATGGAAATTTTTGAAATAATTTCACATAGCGGAAATGCTAGAGGATTAGCATTCGAAGCATTGAAAGAAACGGAAGAATTTAATTTTGAAAAAGCAGAAGAACTAATTAAACAAGGTCAGGAAGAATTGAACTTGGCACATAAGACACAAACCAAGCTAATTCAAGCAGAATTGAATGGAGTTCCAAGTGAAAAAACTTTATTGATGATTCATGCTCAGGACCACTTGATGACGGCAATGAGTGAACAAAAACTAATTGAACATATGATCCGCATTGTAAAAAAGCTAGCCCCACAACAGTAA